tttTACTCTTTCTTTCGATTTTTCTCAGAAGAACGACCGGTTCTTAAATCAAAGCGCCACGCATAAACGATGTGGCATTTAACGACGTTGACTCCTTTTACTCTCACGATCTTCAGTGGCGGACAATATTTCTTCCCAGTGGATCTTTCTCgtaataaaagagagaaataggaaaaaagaaagaaagaccaggataaagaattttattataccttGCGGTTGCGTGTGGTAAAATaatcacacacacatttcaataaataatacgcAATCGAGAATTTATACGAGTGCATGGGTCGTGCGCAGAAATCTGACGATACGATCAAATATCTCTAAATTTTGATTACAATTGCTGGAAAGAGAATATAGAAGATGTGTTGAGCTGTCGAGAATCTCGAATATAATCAGTCACCAGAATATAATCttcagagaaatatttaaattagatatgagatacaaataaatacatataagataaattgattttgataaacagaaaaaagagaatatattgcATAGATTGTGTTgcagaaattattgcaagctTAATGTAATTGATAAGCCACTTATCAATCAGTATTATTAGGAAAAAGAATGGCATTGATAACAAGTTTGCTCACAAAAACTTGAGAAGCTAAATTCTTTTAGTCTTTCAAGAATAagcgaggaagaaaagaaagcgAATACTTAAAAATGTCTCGAGTGCGTCGACCCCAGGTTTTATTTCCGCGTGAACTCTCATTAAGGTAGCTGTCTCGCTACGTGCTAGTCATGTGACTGTTTGTAGGTTTTcacgttcagaaatatatttcaggcaatttttgctaagggaaaaataattttatgaattatggtgtaaaatttcatacgtgacaaagtatgttactttttccaaattatgtgatttttctcatttgactccgttttgatcagctgatcatgcGAGTCGTCGAGAAAGGTTACAAGTGAGGTTACATCTCCTTTTCGattgaattttgacaattactgaGAAAGGGTTTCGAAACGCATGACAGGGGTGTCAATCACTATCCAATTCGGCTAAGAAAGACGAGCCTGCAACTACAGTGATTAGCcagcggcgttgccaagtcttcccaacctcacctcgaccaaaaaatgtctgctcgattaccgcattttcactaaaataaactaaaaaattagcagcgaaatctccggtaacctatatattttatggttgcatcggattcttcgaaatctaatgtacaaaaagcaatgtttttttctcacttcatctaatcgaaaaatacgaaaatatgtgattgaaaccgtgatagagccttcttttctgtatgaagtaatgcaaaatttgtgattttcgagatcgattttctagagtaaatagtcggtaaggagccacagaaaaaatcgactgcaaagctgatcatataatttgatataaaaaccaaaatcgaaaactttatctaatacatgccCTGACGAGACAGCTACCTTAAAGAGTGATTTCTCGGAAGTGCGTCCCGCATATAATCCGCCGTGGCACGTACATTACCTCGGGTAGGGCCAGAACTTGGCGGCGGGGCTGTGGGGGGGCAGCTTGTGCGGGCACTTGAATCCTACTATAGTCTCGGGGTTGCAGAAGGGGATGAGCTCGTCCGGCCAGACGCACGTGTGGGTCTTGGCGTTGTAGACCAGGCCAGGGTCGCAGTGAGCCTGAAGCGGGTCACCGTGGACGCACTTGATGTAACTGGTGCTGCAACTGTCGCTCTCTGGGTACATACCGAATTGGTACTCGCAACCTGGGCTGCTGATCGGCGTGTCTGCAAAGAAGGAGGATCGAGAGTTCCGGAGTGAATTTGAAGATAGACTAAACGCGCCATTTGACAAGAAAGAGATTTCttacttcatattttttttcataaatattgtaaaagtaGACAATTTCAAATCCTCCTGGCCAAAAGAATAtctatttagaataaaatgcaTCGATACGTTGTTACTGGTTTTTATTAGCGTCAACTTTATTTGGCGTAATAAGTATGAAAAACAAGACTGAAAACTGGAAAGTCATGCGACTGCGTTTAAACGTTAATAATCCGGTTGAGAGATAAGCGATCTAAAGAGATTCGCTTGAGaacgaaattataatgattGACGTTAACGTGACCTACTAAAGCCgccaaaaaaaattacttgtgtTGTACTGCTCGTACAACTTTTACTTTCCCAACAATATTTCTTTCGCATGactgatttttacatttatataagttacatggttttacgaaaaaacagtaatataaataataaatatatatttaaataataatgaaaagacACACCAactttaatgttaatttatttaattgtatatatatcttattttttattttatgtcatttCTATGCAATAGCACTTTTTCAAATGACATCTTTGTCAAATGTTCAGTAGGTACTTCTCTTAAAAAGAGACAGATAAAGATCGAAGAAACTTTCAATAAGTATAAACGACTGATTCGAATATCGTGAATGTAGCGTGGTACTTACAGTCGGCCTTGCGATGGCCGCAATCAACGGCccaattataattgcaatgaTTATGGACGGCACCGTGTCCGTCGAATAAAAGTCCGTTCTCACAGTATTCGAAGGTCAGCGTGCCGTTCGTGCACAAGAAGAAGGCCCCGCAGTCCTCGGGGTGAGCGTAAGCGTGGATCCCGTAAGGATCGGGGCATGGCGGAGCATCGAGTAGGGCGGCACCTTGGGctgtaaaatgaaaatttgcatgacgaaaaaaattacaattctccattaataatgaatctttattcttttaatatgaAACTTGAGTGAGATAACGttgtaataattgttatgcaaaaaaatattgtatatataatattaattaaaacataataaaacggaatataatttatttttaatacgacatacatattataaattataatttattatatataataaattatttattatatataataaattattgcgttttattattgtatattatattgtatataaataaataaaaatatgtatacatataattactcTATATTAATCGTTATTCCGCGCGTATTTGTGCAAActtatgcaaatatattttactggagaattaatgaaagtaaaatgtgttttatcataattatgaaaagaaaCACATACGTTGACAAagcgtaaattatatatagcttAATATAGCTATATGTAgctcgtttttctttaaatgacGCATTTTGTGACGCATTGTCTTATTcgaataaagaataaacaaaCGAAAATACCGGAAAACAGAATTTTGTCGGTCAAGTTTGATTAcgtatagatttaaaaaaattcgttttGCATGACAGCCTCGCGAATGTCggttttcttaaatttttttcgcgaACACGCGAAAGTGAAACTTACAACAGCGTGGCGAAATATAACGTGGGCACCATATTTATCTTTCTATACAGAAATGCAAAAAAGATACGGAAACATAAACGATTTATATCAAGAACCGGAGATTCAAGACCGAAAAAAATAGCGATGGTCGATAAATCAAAAtcatttttgaagaaattctTGCAGGCATaaaagaatgtataaaatagaacgtttcaaaacataaaattgaaatatccaataattttttaagatttagcgcaatttctcgtaaaaaaataaaactgattaaaaatagcgtttgaaaaattatcccGCTACACAATTCAACTACGTCGCAGATCGCTCCGTTACGTTTATCATCGATCACCTCGGAATGTTCGCCGTTATGTCACACACGCGAATCTTAACATATGGTGTCTCGTCGGTGAAAGTCCCGTGGGCTCGAGCATGATGTTGCAACCTGTCAGGAGTCTACGGCGAGGAAGAACGCGTTCACGCCTGCGAAGAGGCAGTCCTCGGTGCACGGAGGAAGACGAGAAGCGCATTCCGAGGCGGAGATGCACACGCACGGAGATGCGAGAGGTATAGGGTTCGAGCGCGTAGGCGAGGTGAAGGTAACCACCTCGCGGGTTACGGTGGTTGGCGGTGGACGGTGGTGGTGGACTTACCACGTGCCAGGACCGCCAGGAGCAGCAGCAGGGTCACGCTCCGCGAATAGCTCATCTTTCCGGCACTCTCTTCGGCTTGACTACTGTCTCTGACGGCGAAGTTGGCGATTGGCGCGCACTTTAGGTGTCGGCCTCGGTGCACCTCCGGACGGGAGATCTCGTCTCCCTTCACTCCCTTCACCGCCGGCTTCGCCGAACCCCACCAGGGTCCCCCTTGGTCGCCCCGCTGGTTTGCCTACGTGCTCGACCTACCGACCAGCGGCGCCGAGCGTGATGAATTGTCCTGGTGCGCTTGGATCCTTCGATCTGTCGCGAGATATATTGATttggagagaaagaagagagaatttCAGCCGAATAGATTGCGAAGCTATTGGAGAAAGTCAGGAAGAGTTCTCTAGAATGTGtgcaaaacatataaaaacatgCGTCAGCAAATAAATCAGGCAAAAGTGTCGCGAATCAGACGCTATTATAGTGAGAAAAGAACGATTCTGCCAAGATCACAAGATAATAGCTGGAAGTTCTTTTGTGTCGGTACTTTTTCAGATAATGagacataaattttatcattttactaatcaatttaatagaatctgaatttaaaaaacgaaGAGCTGTGTCCATATTCAAGACGCAAATTCGAGAAAAGCCGGATATAGTGCTTGGATATGATAAGGATAAGCTAATTATGTAAATCTAAGCGATGTAACAACAATCGTAATAGGCACGTTTGCAACAATCATCGTATCGGAAAAGCTGCCGAGAAGTCTATTTTTAAGCGGCTCAAGCACTCTCTATACGTCTTACGTAATACTATTCGTATGAAGAAACGAAGAATATTTCTTTGGCCGCGCAGGAGCGACTCGCGATTCATCATTCTTCTAATCATATATATCCTAATCTCTCGTGGCATCGCGATTGATTGCGGGAGAGCGCATCGCGTGTGTGAATAGATGACGTTGGACTTAATGCCGAAGCGCAGTCTTCCCGCGCCTCGAAATATCTGAGGATGCAATGTCCCCCGACACGTACGCTCTGCGTGTTCAACTATACGTTGCACAAGCGTGCTCGTTATTTTTCCGCGCGCTTATTAATGTACCGCGTAGCATTTGCGCGCTTTCGGCGAACGGTTGCGCAAATGGAAACATTATCGTATCACTCGACGCTTCTCATAAATGACAATTTAAGGATCGCGCTCGATCATTCAGGACGATTATAGTAAACGTACTTGGAAGATGTCGCTATTAATCAATAAAGGAGTAGGGATCCTTTAATGATCATTAAAGGATCCCTAATAAAGGAGCTTTCCCTggttagaaaattataatctaaATGAAGCTTTTGTTTCAAGTCCGATGAATTATAGTTCCGTACAGACGTCCGCGTCtctataaaaatgaataatataatataactaataacataaataacaataaatatattaataatataattataattgtagaTTATATCTGGGATAATTGTAGGAAATATCTGTCtcgaaattttttagattatagTCATCGATCGTGGTTCGGTCTTTTGTACTGATCAAAGACACGTTTTTCGTCGGCAAAGGAAAAGCGAGTTTCTCGGGGGAAAACTGAATATGGTAATTCAGCAAGGACACGTTGCATTTAACGGTTAATGCCAAGGCGCGATCTTCCCCTTGTGACATCACTGGCCAACGATGTAATACGCGTCCCGCTAAATGCGTTGTAATTGACGAACGCGTGTAATACTTAAAACGTGCACGCACGCAGATAGATATACTTACGTTCTTGGTATATTAACATGGTGCGAACGCTGATGCGTGCGCACGTTGGTGAGGCCCCTGGGGCATTAACCAGGGGCCTTACGCAAGACCCATCACGCTGGTCTCAGGGAGGAGGGACCAGATTGCCGGATAGTGAAAGCAGAGCCGAGGCGAGCCGGGCAAGTCGACAGATTGACCAGACATTCGAATTGAATGTATACGTTACGATGACGGTCAGTTAATTAGTTTAGACTTTCTATGAACAAATTGTCGAAAATATATTGCCAGAGAACCGCCAGAAAAATAGCATATAACTTATTCTATTTAAGAAGTCATACATATGATCTGCCggtactaataaaatattaaataaattatacttaaagaaaaggaaatatatatctcaGAGAGAGAGCTTGCTTATAAGAAAAGATACACATGATATATatcatgttttatattttatttactttattaagaCTTTTTATCTGCACAAAAATGCCGCGCAggaataagaaatttattttggcCGAATTTATTTGGTTACGaacaaaatgcaaattaacGATTGTGATATATTTCGTCGAATGCTTCGCGAAATTACGTAAAGAGAAAGGTTGCTATCAGGCAAATGAAGAGAAATTGTTAGCTCGGAAAACCGTGGCATGTTGTTTATTGTGCACCGTAAATCGCGCCGAATCGCCAGGTAGTTCTTGCAGTTTTCCAATATTTgaaagtatgtaaaatataagaaataaagcaAATTTTCAGTAacgtacaataaaaaatgtgaagcaaaaataataaactatgAAAAACGTTATTTGAAAATCtgtttaattgatttttctttactatcattaaaatgtcaaaaatacTTTAACAAAAGTAAATACGACTGAATAAGGCATAACACTGTAACGTCAGATGTTGCAATGTAATTGTATGATAGATGGGTTAATTAATTCTCACGCTGACATTTGACTCACCGAGTGAAATTCAGGATGCATTCGAAGAAGTAATTTTGCAAGTATTTTACGATATATTCTGGAGTATTGTGGAGTGAAGAGATTTTCGACGTGCGATCTTTTCTGTCAGAGAAAGTCATTATTGTAACACACAATATTTAACGATTTAACGATTTAActaatattacttatattataaaatatgttcgaTTATAGCAATGCAGAAACTCTACACAATTATTATACTTCCCTTAATTAATTCTCTTAAATTTCtgcagaaatattttctcttttttatcttctcaATTTAAACAGACCTAAAAAGTAAACAAtgtttatatctattaatataatgattcttaatttaataacaatacttttatttattttataacgtatttatcttttaataatatacattatgtataatatattaaatatataattttagaaaactcTAAATTTTTCGCATATTTtggattaaataattatattatctttgtaGAGAATATTTTAGGATTTAAgggaaattatataatcactttaaaatttttttatcttatatatttctcatgaataatattatttgcataagTATTTGTAAGTATAACATCTTtgataaaatctgaaaaaattcttcattacgtatattttaatacaaatattgacctttttatacaacttttatcCGCGAAACTTACAGAAGAacttaagtttattattagaattcataattagaaaaatgaaaatgaacaTAGAATCTTGTGTTTAAGCAATACATTATTATgtcaagtaaattttaatttcattacaaAGCCAATTAATATCCAATCAAAaagttttgaataattttgtaaaaagaaactGAGGTAAAATCAACTccaaacttgtaaaaaaatttgtaaacgGACTTTCGGAACATCTTGCATATAAAATGTGTACAATAATTATCAAGACGTAACAGTGTGTAATTCTTACAACATCGgctaaaaattatgttatctaattgtaagatagaGTCCAGAGTGAAAGACTTATTTCCtcattagaatatataataaataaatttcattcctTGAGTTATTTAATCGCGGAATTGTGCGGGCGTTTGCATGTACGcgcttttacaataaaatttcgacataatcgataattatataaaatcggacCGGTTCGAGCACGGAGGCTTTATCTAACGGATATAGAACTTGATATCGTCGGTCCGCGGGCTTTTCTTTTCGCGGGTTAATGATCCGCGACCGACTACGGCTAACTTTATTGCGGATTTTCCGAAGGTGAATTTGTTTACGTAAAAGGAGAAAGGGGTAGTAATTCGTCGCGGGGAGGGCGAAAGCGCGATCGCTCTCGAAAAGATCACGCAGCGATTTTTACGTAAGCGTGCATATCACATGCAT
This genomic stretch from Temnothorax longispinosus isolate EJ_2023e chromosome 9, Tlon_JGU_v1, whole genome shotgun sequence harbors:
- the Cpap3-d gene encoding cuticular protein analogous to peritrophins 3-D; protein product: MSYSRSVTLLLLLAVLARAQGAALLDAPPCPDPYGIHAYAHPEDCGAFFLCTNGTLTFEYCENGLLFDGHGAVHNHCNYNWAVDCGHRKADYTPISSPGCEYQFGMYPESDSCSTSYIKCVHGDPLQAHCDPGLVYNAKTHTCVWPDELIPFCNPETIVGFKCPHKLPPHSPAAKFWPYPRFPVPSDCGRLITCVDGHPRLLTCGEGKLFDSVSLTCLDPEEVPHCSNGV